One part of the Mesorhizobium sp. M4B.F.Ca.ET.058.02.1.1 genome encodes these proteins:
- the grxD gene encoding Grx4 family monothiol glutaredoxin, with translation MSGINDYIDSEVKSNDVVLFMKGTPGFPQCGFSGQVVQILDYIGADYKGVNVLTSAELRQGIKDYSNWPTIPQLYVKGEFVGGCDIVREMFQAGELQTFLVEKGVSVKGAA, from the coding sequence ATGAGCGGTATCAACGACTACATCGACAGCGAAGTGAAGAGCAACGACGTGGTGCTCTTCATGAAGGGCACGCCCGGCTTTCCGCAGTGCGGCTTCTCCGGCCAGGTGGTTCAGATCCTCGACTATATCGGGGCCGACTACAAAGGCGTGAACGTGCTGACGTCGGCCGAGCTGCGCCAGGGCATCAAGGATTATTCCAACTGGCCGACTATCCCGCAGCTCTATGTCAAGGGCGAGTTCGTCGGCGGTTGCGACATCGTGCGCGAGATGTTCCAGGCGGGCGAACTGCAAACGTTCCTCGTCGAAAAGGGCGTCAGCGTCAAAGGCGCCGCCTGA
- a CDS encoding phosphodiester glycosidase family protein, with amino-acid sequence MKKRYLATILIGVLLVALAAALWLRPRERPPLVIGGLPAPCRDLSFEAVPYVVCEIDLNAYDIGVHAGAKGKPFGSLEVFDTAMKGQGRPVLLAMNGGMYHEDLTPVGLLVEDGNEKAPLNLADAEGNFFLKPNGVFLIGRDGKAAVMESSAYAAAKPDAVFATQSGPMLVIDGALHPRFDQNGTSRYVRNGVGVRDGDTVVLAISRSEVSLGSFARLFRDALSCPNALFLDGVVSALSDGGRMIVGGKYPAGPIIAVSAKRAAAQ; translated from the coding sequence ATGAAAAAGCGCTATCTCGCGACGATCCTGATCGGCGTCCTGCTCGTCGCCCTGGCCGCGGCCCTTTGGCTGAGGCCGCGGGAACGCCCGCCGCTCGTCATCGGCGGACTGCCCGCTCCGTGCCGGGATTTGAGCTTCGAGGCGGTACCCTATGTCGTCTGCGAGATCGATCTCAACGCCTATGATATCGGCGTCCATGCCGGTGCTAAAGGCAAGCCGTTCGGCTCGCTGGAGGTGTTCGACACGGCTATGAAGGGGCAGGGGCGGCCGGTCCTGCTCGCCATGAATGGCGGTATGTACCACGAGGACCTGACGCCGGTCGGCCTGCTTGTCGAGGATGGCAACGAAAAGGCGCCGCTCAACCTTGCGGATGCCGAGGGCAATTTCTTCCTGAAGCCGAACGGCGTGTTCCTGATTGGCAGGGACGGCAAGGCCGCGGTCATGGAAAGCAGCGCCTATGCCGCCGCCAAGCCCGATGCGGTCTTCGCCACGCAGTCGGGCCCGATGCTGGTGATCGATGGCGCGCTGCATCCGCGCTTCGACCAGAATGGAACCTCGCGCTATGTCCGCAACGGGGTTGGCGTGCGCGATGGCGATACCGTCGTGCTGGCGATCTCGCGGTCGGAAGTCAGCCTTGGCAGCTTCGCGCGGCTGTTCCGCGACGCGTTGTCCTGTCCCAATGCGCTGTTCCTCGATGGTGTGGTCTCGGCGCTGTCGGATGGCGGCAGGATGATCGTCGGCGGGAAGTATCCCGCGGGTCCCATCATCGCAGTGTCGGCCAAGAGGGCGGCGGCGCAGTAG
- a CDS encoding multidrug effflux MFS transporter, translated as MPRWEFIALCAALMALNSLAIDIMLPALQQIGASLGVMSENHRQYVITAYMLGFGGGQLFFGPISDRFGRRAPLVFGLIVYVAAAAAAAVAPSFALLLTCRLIQGFGAAATRVIAVSIVRDTFEGRRMAEVMSLIFMVFMAIPVVAPGIGQFVMLFASWHWIFVTMAVGALIISAWAVLRLPETLHPEYRRPLTVSAVVDGFRIVLTNRLTLCYAFASTFIFAAMFGFISSAQQIYVDIFHVGELFPLIFAGVAGALAFSNYLNSRLVGQVGMRRLSQGALLVFLCISLAWLVVSLEMTMPLWLFITLFAGAMVPFGGLGANFNALAMEPLGELAGTAASILGFMQTFLGALIGAAIGQAYNGTVTPLAAGFCSVSVAALLMILIAERGRLFQPHNPPV; from the coding sequence ATTCCGCGCTGGGAATTCATCGCGCTCTGCGCGGCGCTGATGGCGCTCAACTCGCTCGCCATCGACATCATGCTGCCGGCGCTGCAGCAGATCGGCGCCTCGCTCGGCGTGATGAGCGAGAACCACCGCCAGTATGTCATCACCGCCTATATGCTCGGCTTCGGCGGCGGGCAGCTTTTCTTCGGGCCGATCTCGGATCGATTCGGGCGTCGCGCGCCGCTGGTCTTCGGCCTGATCGTCTATGTCGCCGCCGCGGCTGCAGCCGCCGTCGCGCCGAGTTTCGCCTTGTTGCTCACCTGCCGCCTCATACAAGGCTTCGGCGCCGCCGCGACCCGCGTCATCGCCGTCTCGATCGTGCGCGATACGTTCGAGGGGCGGCGCATGGCCGAAGTGATGTCCTTGATCTTCATGGTGTTCATGGCGATCCCGGTCGTCGCGCCTGGCATTGGCCAGTTCGTCATGTTGTTTGCAAGCTGGCACTGGATCTTCGTGACCATGGCCGTCGGGGCGTTGATCATATCGGCGTGGGCGGTGCTGCGCCTGCCGGAGACGCTGCATCCGGAATATCGCCGGCCATTGACGGTCAGCGCGGTCGTCGATGGTTTCCGCATCGTGCTCACCAACCGTCTCACGCTGTGCTATGCCTTCGCCAGCACCTTCATCTTCGCCGCCATGTTCGGCTTCATCAGTTCCGCGCAGCAGATCTATGTCGACATCTTCCATGTCGGCGAGCTGTTCCCGCTGATCTTCGCCGGCGTCGCCGGCGCGCTCGCTTTCTCGAATTACCTCAACTCGCGGCTGGTCGGACAGGTCGGCATGCGTCGACTGTCGCAAGGCGCGCTGCTTGTGTTCCTCTGCATCAGTCTTGCCTGGCTGGTCGTCTCGCTCGAAATGACCATGCCGCTCTGGCTCTTCATCACCTTATTTGCCGGCGCCATGGTGCCGTTCGGTGGCCTGGGCGCGAATTTCAACGCGCTCGCCATGGAGCCGCTCGGCGAACTCGCCGGGACTGCTGCATCCATCCTGGGCTTCATGCAGACCTTTCTCGGCGCCCTGATCGGAGCGGCGATCGGCCAGGCCTACAACGGCACGGTGACGCCGCTCGCCGCCGGCTTCTGCAGCGTGTCGGTCGCGGCGCTGCTGATGATCCTGATTGCCGAGCGCGGCAGGCTGTTCCAGCCGCATAACCCGCCGGTGTGA